A single window of Halobacillus naozhouensis DNA harbors:
- a CDS encoding dihydroorotate dehydrogenase, which produces MIDTTVDLPGLQLKNPVMPASGCFGFGREFAQFYDLSHLGAIIIKAATATKRFGNQTPRVAETASGMLNAIGLQNPGVDAIIKEELPFLETYQTPIIANVAGSAMEDYEEVAAKLGNSMVSALELNISCPNVKEGGVQFGVDPELAYSVTKRVKQASDKPLYVKLSPNVTDVVTMAKAVEEAGADGLSMINTLTGMRIDPVTRKPIIANQTGGLSGPAIKPIAIRMIHQVYQAVNLPIIGMGGIETTDDIMEYLLAGASAVAVGSANFKNPYICKELIDQLPDALSAHGFHSVKDVIGGVHV; this is translated from the coding sequence ATGATCGATACGACCGTTGATCTACCTGGGTTACAGTTGAAGAACCCAGTGATGCCTGCATCGGGATGCTTTGGTTTTGGCCGAGAATTTGCTCAGTTTTATGATTTATCTCACTTAGGAGCGATCATCATTAAAGCAGCGACGGCCACAAAGCGATTTGGCAACCAAACACCGAGAGTGGCGGAAACAGCAAGTGGAATGCTGAACGCAATTGGCCTTCAAAATCCAGGGGTGGATGCGATTATTAAGGAAGAACTGCCTTTTCTTGAAACCTACCAAACTCCGATCATTGCAAATGTCGCTGGCAGTGCCATGGAAGATTACGAAGAAGTTGCAGCGAAGCTCGGGAATAGTATGGTCTCGGCACTTGAACTAAACATCTCATGTCCGAATGTAAAAGAAGGAGGCGTCCAGTTTGGTGTCGATCCCGAACTTGCTTATTCTGTGACGAAGCGGGTAAAACAAGCTAGTGACAAACCACTTTATGTGAAACTTTCTCCTAATGTCACCGATGTTGTTACCATGGCAAAAGCTGTTGAAGAAGCCGGAGCAGATGGTTTATCCATGATCAACACGTTAACAGGAATGAGGATTGACCCCGTCACTAGAAAGCCGATCATTGCCAATCAAACTGGCGGTTTGTCAGGTCCCGCGATTAAACCTATTGCGATCCGGATGATTCATCAAGTGTATCAAGCCGTTAATCTGCCTATCATTGGGATGGGCGGCATAGAAACGACTGACGACATTATGGAATATTTACTGGCTGGGGCCAGTGCGGTAGCAGTCGGTAGTGCAAACTTTAAAAATCCATATATTTGCAAGGAGTTAATTGACCAACTGCCTGACGCTCTGTCGGCTCATGGTTTTCACTCTGTGAAGGACGTAATAGGAGGAGTTCATGTATGA
- a CDS encoding NAD(P)H-dependent flavin oxidoreductase, which produces MSRIPSILQNLRIPVIGAPLFIISNPKLVIEQCKAGIVGSMPALNARPASLLDEWLAEITEELAAYNAKNPDRPAAPFAINQIVHKSNERLEHDMELCAKYKVPIVISSLGARKEIFDTAHSYGGIVLHDVINNTFAHKAIDKGADGLIAVAAGAGGHAGVKSPFAFIQEIRQWFDGPVALSGSIATGDAILAAQAMGADFSYIGSPFIATHEARASEEYKQAIVDSTSDDIVYSNLFTGVHGNYLKPSIRAAGLDPDNLPESDPSKMNFGEAVKPWKDIWGSGQGIGAIKEVTSGAELVDKLHKEYLEARDSLISRSDYY; this is translated from the coding sequence ATGTCAAGAATTCCGTCAATACTTCAGAATTTACGTATTCCTGTAATCGGGGCACCATTATTTATTATTAGTAATCCTAAGCTAGTGATAGAGCAATGTAAGGCAGGGATCGTTGGATCGATGCCTGCACTGAATGCTAGACCTGCATCCTTACTTGATGAATGGTTGGCAGAAATCACAGAGGAGCTTGCAGCCTATAACGCAAAAAACCCGGATCGTCCGGCTGCACCATTTGCTATTAATCAAATTGTTCACAAGTCAAATGAACGGTTAGAACACGATATGGAATTGTGTGCGAAGTACAAAGTTCCCATTGTTATTTCGTCCTTAGGCGCCCGTAAGGAGATATTTGATACAGCACATAGCTACGGAGGAATTGTTCTGCACGATGTAATCAATAACACTTTCGCACACAAAGCAATCGACAAAGGTGCAGATGGCTTAATTGCAGTTGCAGCAGGAGCTGGCGGTCATGCTGGTGTGAAGAGCCCTTTTGCTTTCATTCAAGAAATTCGACAGTGGTTCGACGGTCCAGTTGCTTTGTCCGGATCGATTGCTACGGGAGATGCAATTCTTGCTGCCCAAGCGATGGGGGCTGATTTTTCATATATTGGCTCACCGTTCATTGCAACGCATGAAGCCCGTGCTTCTGAAGAGTATAAGCAAGCAATTGTTGACAGTACGTCTGATGATATTGTTTATAGCAATCTATTCACGGGTGTACATGGAAATTATCTGAAACCATCAATTCGGGCAGCAGGCTTAGATCCTGACAATCTTCCTGAAAGTGATCCATCCAAGATGAATTTTGGAGAGGCCGTCAAGCCATGGAAGGATATTTGGGGAAGCGGTCAAGGCATTGGTGCTATTAAAGAGGTTACTAGTGGAGCAGAACTTGTAGACAAACTTCACAAAGAATATTTGGAAGCAAGAGACAGTCTAATCAGCCGTAGTGATTATTATTAA
- the pyrE gene encoding orotate phosphoribosyltransferase: MEDKPLVQHLLDIGAVQLSPDDFFTWTSGLRSPIYCDNRLTMSYPVIRQRITREFAAFMEQIDEEIDIVAGCATAGIPHAAWVADQLDLPMVYVRSSAKKHGKGNQIEGAYKAGQKAIVIEDLISTGKSSIEAAEALQQEGVEVTYVLSIFNYNLTEAVEAFADKSLPVHSLTDYNLLLHTMEKDALLSEEQHSKLLQWRENPSAFMHS, translated from the coding sequence ATGGAAGACAAGCCACTCGTTCAACATCTACTTGATATTGGAGCTGTACAACTAAGCCCTGATGACTTTTTTACATGGACATCCGGGCTGCGATCACCGATATACTGTGATAATCGTCTTACTATGTCCTATCCAGTTATCCGACAGCGAATCACAAGGGAATTTGCTGCCTTTATGGAACAGATTGATGAAGAGATTGATATCGTGGCCGGGTGTGCTACAGCAGGAATTCCCCACGCCGCGTGGGTTGCGGATCAACTGGACTTGCCGATGGTTTATGTTCGATCTTCCGCCAAAAAGCACGGGAAAGGCAACCAGATCGAAGGGGCTTATAAAGCGGGACAAAAAGCCATCGTCATTGAGGATCTTATTTCAACAGGGAAGTCATCAATTGAGGCCGCGGAAGCACTGCAGCAAGAAGGTGTAGAAGTGACTTACGTACTATCCATTTTTAATTATAATCTGACTGAGGCTGTAGAAGCTTTCGCTGACAAGAGTCTCCCCGTTCATTCCTTAACCGATTATAATCTCCTGCTGCATACTATGGAAAAAGATGCATTATTAAGCGAAGAACAGCATAGTAAATTACTACAGTGGCGGGAAAATCCTTCAGCCTTCATGCACTCTTGA
- the carB gene encoding carbamoyl-phosphate synthase large subunit has translation MSKRTDIKRILVIGSGPIIIGQAAEFDYSGTQACQALKEEGYEVILANSNPATIMTDHTFADKVYMEPLNLEFLTKIVRKESPDAILPTLGGQTGLNLAVALSESGVLEQQQVELLGTPLDAIQRAEDREKFRALMHKLEQPVPESEIVSSVDQAVNFANKIGYPVIVRPAYTMGGAGGGMCDNEEQLREIARSGLAQSPVHQCLIERNIAGFKEIEYEVMRDANDQAIVVCNMENFDPVGIHTGDSIVVAPSQTLSDREYQMLRNASLEIIRVLEIEGGCNVQLALDPDSFQYYVIEVNPRVSRSSALASKATGYPIAKMAAKIAVGMTLDEIENPITETTYACFEPALDYVVTKIPRWPFDKFAKGNRKLGTQMKATGEVMSIGRTIEESLLKGIRSLEGETDDLFVASVAELSNEDIFKRLHLADDERIFILAEALRRNITLAQIHETTGIDYFFLHKLQHIIQLEQKVKEAGWEAAIIREVKETGFSDRQIARLLETTIDDVMSFRKQHNISPVYKMVDTCAGEFVSETPYFYSSYEDENESVVTEAKKVLVIGSGPIRIGQGVEFDYATVHSVLALKEMGYEAIIMNNNPETVSTDFSVSDKLYFEPLTLEDVMHVIDLEQPEGVIVQFGGQTAINLVEGLSRHGVNILGTTMDAINQTEDRDLFEQLLTNLDIAKPGGESVTSEEEAIQAAQRIGYPVVVRPSYVLGGRAMEIVYSEEELLIYMEENVRVHNGHPILIDKYLTGMEIEVDAISDGQDVVIPGIMEHIERAGVHSGDSMAVYPSQRLSERLEQQCIDATVKIARDLNMKGLINIQFVILDETAYVLEVNPRASRTVPFLSKITGITMAQVATKVIMGQTLASLGYSSGIAQKPDGVYVKVPVFSFEKLRSVDTTLGPEMKSTGEVIGYDQSLEKALYKGMTAAGLKIPTEGAVLLTVADKDKQEMLAIARTFHQLGFHLYATEGTARAIEESSLPVEAVGKLGSSQRDVVDLIRSGDVQFVVNTVNKGRRARSDGFQIRREAVEHGIASLTSLDTAKTIVEVIDAMTFTARTIAKKEAVFV, from the coding sequence ATGTCTAAGCGAACAGATATTAAACGCATTTTAGTTATTGGTTCTGGCCCTATCATTATTGGTCAGGCGGCTGAGTTCGACTACTCCGGAACCCAGGCGTGTCAAGCTTTGAAGGAAGAAGGATACGAAGTCATTTTAGCAAACTCCAATCCCGCTACTATCATGACGGATCACACGTTTGCCGATAAAGTGTACATGGAGCCGCTAAACCTTGAATTTTTAACAAAAATTGTTCGGAAGGAATCACCAGATGCGATTCTGCCTACACTTGGCGGCCAAACGGGATTGAATCTTGCCGTAGCCTTAAGTGAATCTGGAGTCCTTGAACAGCAACAAGTCGAGTTGCTGGGAACACCGCTTGATGCGATTCAGCGGGCTGAGGATCGGGAGAAATTCCGCGCACTCATGCATAAACTGGAGCAGCCTGTTCCGGAAAGTGAAATTGTCAGCTCTGTCGATCAAGCCGTCAACTTTGCAAATAAGATTGGCTATCCTGTTATCGTTCGTCCTGCTTATACTATGGGAGGAGCCGGCGGCGGAATGTGTGATAACGAAGAACAGCTTCGGGAAATCGCGCGCAGTGGACTTGCTCAATCACCTGTTCATCAATGTTTAATTGAGAGAAATATTGCCGGCTTTAAGGAAATCGAGTATGAAGTGATGCGCGATGCCAACGATCAGGCGATTGTTGTGTGTAACATGGAAAACTTTGATCCGGTTGGTATCCACACTGGGGATTCCATTGTGGTAGCCCCCTCCCAAACGTTAAGTGACCGTGAGTATCAGATGCTGCGCAATGCATCTCTTGAAATTATTCGGGTCCTTGAGATTGAAGGCGGCTGTAACGTTCAATTAGCTCTCGACCCTGATAGCTTTCAGTATTATGTAATTGAAGTCAATCCGCGTGTCAGCCGTTCTTCCGCACTGGCATCAAAGGCTACCGGTTATCCGATTGCTAAAATGGCTGCTAAAATCGCGGTGGGGATGACGCTCGATGAAATCGAGAATCCGATTACCGAGACGACTTACGCTTGTTTTGAACCGGCGCTCGATTATGTGGTAACGAAAATCCCGCGCTGGCCCTTTGATAAATTTGCGAAGGGAAATCGTAAACTGGGTACACAAATGAAAGCAACCGGTGAAGTAATGTCGATCGGCCGTACGATTGAAGAATCTTTGTTAAAAGGAATTCGCTCGCTGGAAGGGGAAACAGATGATTTGTTTGTAGCTTCTGTTGCCGAGCTTTCAAACGAGGATATCTTCAAACGATTGCACCTGGCTGATGATGAGCGGATTTTCATTTTAGCTGAAGCGTTAAGACGAAATATTACGCTTGCACAGATTCATGAAACGACAGGCATCGACTACTTTTTCCTTCATAAACTGCAGCACATTATTCAACTGGAGCAAAAAGTGAAGGAAGCAGGCTGGGAGGCTGCCATCATACGGGAAGTGAAAGAAACCGGCTTTTCCGATCGACAAATTGCCCGATTGCTTGAGACGACCATCGATGATGTAATGAGTTTTAGAAAACAGCACAACATCTCACCCGTTTATAAAATGGTCGATACGTGTGCAGGTGAATTCGTTTCAGAAACTCCGTATTTTTACAGCAGCTATGAAGACGAAAATGAATCAGTCGTTACAGAAGCCAAAAAAGTGCTCGTCATCGGGTCTGGTCCAATTCGAATCGGCCAGGGAGTTGAATTCGACTATGCGACCGTTCACTCGGTTTTAGCTCTTAAAGAAATGGGTTATGAAGCGATTATTATGAACAATAACCCGGAAACAGTATCCACAGACTTTAGCGTTTCTGACAAGCTTTACTTTGAGCCGTTAACACTTGAAGATGTGATGCATGTCATCGATCTTGAACAGCCTGAAGGTGTCATTGTTCAGTTTGGCGGACAGACAGCGATCAATCTTGTGGAGGGGCTGAGCCGTCACGGGGTAAATATTCTCGGCACAACGATGGATGCGATCAACCAAACCGAAGATCGTGATCTATTTGAACAATTGCTCACGAACCTTGATATCGCCAAGCCTGGCGGAGAGAGTGTGACGAGCGAAGAAGAGGCTATTCAAGCGGCACAGCGAATAGGCTACCCTGTTGTCGTCAGACCTTCTTATGTGCTCGGCGGACGTGCGATGGAGATTGTCTACTCTGAAGAAGAGTTACTGATTTACATGGAAGAAAACGTTCGCGTACACAACGGTCATCCGATCTTGATCGATAAATATTTAACAGGTATGGAGATCGAGGTTGATGCGATTTCAGACGGTCAGGATGTTGTGATTCCAGGGATAATGGAGCACATTGAACGCGCGGGCGTCCACTCTGGCGACTCAATGGCTGTCTATCCGTCTCAGCGCTTATCGGAACGGCTCGAACAGCAGTGTATTGATGCTACGGTCAAAATAGCCCGCGACTTAAACATGAAGGGGCTCATCAACATCCAATTTGTCATCCTGGATGAGACTGCCTACGTGCTCGAAGTGAATCCACGCGCCAGTCGTACGGTTCCTTTTCTTAGTAAAATTACCGGAATTACGATGGCCCAGGTGGCAACGAAAGTCATAATGGGACAAACATTAGCTTCCTTAGGCTACTCATCAGGAATTGCTCAAAAGCCTGACGGTGTATATGTGAAAGTACCCGTGTTTTCATTTGAAAAACTTCGCAGTGTTGATACAACGCTTGGACCTGAAATGAAATCAACTGGGGAAGTGATCGGGTATGATCAAAGCCTCGAGAAAGCTCTCTATAAAGGCATGACAGCGGCCGGATTAAAAATACCGACAGAAGGTGCTGTGTTACTAACAGTAGCGGATAAAGACAAACAGGAGATGCTTGCGATCGCGAGAACGTTCCATCAGCTTGGCTTCCACTTGTATGCGACAGAAGGGACAGCAAGAGCGATCGAAGAATCTTCCCTGCCTGTGGAAGCGGTTGGAAAACTCGGTTCAAGCCAGCGTGACGTCGTCGATTTAATTCGCAGCGGTGACGTTCAGTTTGTTGTCAACACAGTAAATAAGGGACGCCGTGCCCGCTCAGATGGCTTCCAAATTAGACGTGAAGCAGTTGAGCACGGTATTGCCTCCTTGACGAGTCTTGATACAGCGAAAACGATTGTAGAAGTGATTGATGCGATGACGTTTACGGCCAGGACGATTGCGAAGAAAGAGGCGGTGTTCGTGTAA
- a CDS encoding dihydroorotase: MSIKIVNSKRSVEGQLVECEAFIENNQIVEIGEKVNRDADKVIDAKGRLLSAGFVDVHIHLREPGGEAKETIATGTEAAARGGFTTVCAMPNTRPVPDSEETMANLFEKINQDAVVRVLPYAAITTRQLGKDLVNMEQLSEMGAFAFTDDGVGVQVAGKMYEAMKEAARVNKAVVAHCEDNSLVYGGVAHDGEVSERLDIPGIPNIAESVHIARDVLLAEAADCHYHVCHVSTKESVRVIREAKKAGIRVTAEVTPHHLLLNEENITQDDALFKMNPPLRSKEDQQALLDGLLDGTIDCIATDHAPHTEEEKQAGFLRSPFGITGLETAFPLLYTKLVIENGTISLDQLINWLTIRPSEIFQLPYGKLEVGATADLTLIDLEETRSIDRHNLVSKGKNSPFHGVRAKGWPVATIVNGTLVFEEDVYEAARS, encoded by the coding sequence ATGAGTATTAAAATCGTAAACAGCAAACGAAGCGTAGAAGGTCAATTAGTAGAATGTGAAGCATTCATAGAAAACAATCAGATTGTTGAAATAGGGGAGAAAGTTAACAGAGACGCAGACAAAGTCATCGATGCTAAAGGCCGTTTGCTGTCAGCCGGCTTTGTTGATGTCCATATCCATCTTAGAGAACCAGGCGGGGAGGCCAAGGAGACAATCGCTACAGGTACGGAAGCTGCAGCCAGGGGCGGGTTTACAACGGTTTGTGCGATGCCAAACACACGTCCTGTGCCCGACTCCGAAGAAACGATGGCCAACCTATTTGAAAAAATCAATCAGGACGCGGTTGTGCGTGTCTTACCTTATGCGGCCATCACCACCCGTCAGCTTGGGAAGGATCTTGTTAATATGGAGCAGCTCAGCGAAATGGGCGCCTTTGCTTTTACCGATGACGGTGTCGGTGTTCAAGTGGCCGGCAAAATGTACGAGGCGATGAAGGAGGCAGCGCGAGTAAATAAAGCAGTTGTCGCCCATTGTGAGGATAATTCCCTTGTTTACGGCGGGGTCGCTCATGATGGCGAAGTCAGTGAACGACTGGACATTCCTGGCATCCCGAACATTGCTGAATCTGTTCATATTGCTCGCGATGTGTTGTTAGCTGAAGCGGCAGATTGCCACTACCACGTTTGCCACGTGTCAACGAAGGAATCGGTACGCGTGATCCGAGAAGCCAAGAAAGCGGGAATCCGTGTAACAGCTGAAGTAACTCCCCATCATCTGTTACTAAACGAAGAAAACATTACACAGGATGATGCGTTATTTAAAATGAATCCGCCACTCCGTTCTAAAGAAGATCAGCAAGCATTGTTAGACGGATTGCTGGATGGAACAATTGATTGTATTGCAACCGACCATGCCCCACATACGGAAGAAGAGAAACAAGCGGGCTTCCTTCGCTCTCCATTTGGGATTACCGGGCTCGAAACAGCATTCCCGCTGCTCTACACCAAACTTGTTATTGAAAATGGAACCATAAGCCTTGATCAGCTTATTAACTGGCTGACGATTCGTCCGAGTGAAATTTTCCAACTCCCATATGGAAAGCTTGAAGTAGGGGCAACAGCAGATCTTACTCTTATTGACCTTGAGGAAACAAGATCAATCGACAGACACAACTTGGTATCAAAAGGGAAAAACAGTCCTTTTCACGGAGTCCGTGCAAAAGGCTGGCCTGTAGCAACAATCGTTAACGGCACACTAGTTTTTGAGGAGGATGTATATGAAGCAGCTCGTTCTTGA
- the pyrF gene encoding orotidine-5'-phosphate decarboxylase: MKTRYLQPLYLALDLQDRSQALDFLEQHQLQDIPVKVGMELFYREGPGLIEELAKQGHPIFLDLKLHDIPTTVKRAMSNLAKLDVDVVNVHAQGGKHMIEAAREGLEQSSRGKRPLLLAVTQLTSTDETMLHNELLVKEKMTDVVAHYAELAHQSGADGVVCSVHEVETIKQTCGNSFLTLTPGIRRSTGVLHDQKRAATPVEAGEIGSDSIVVGRSITQANNPLAAYQTIKEEFENGRQATRSTST; this comes from the coding sequence ATGAAAACACGTTATCTTCAACCACTCTATCTTGCTTTAGATTTACAAGATAGAAGCCAGGCTCTGGATTTCCTCGAGCAGCACCAGCTTCAAGACATTCCCGTTAAGGTGGGGATGGAATTGTTTTACCGGGAAGGTCCAGGATTGATCGAAGAATTGGCGAAGCAAGGTCATCCGATCTTCCTTGACTTAAAGCTCCATGATATTCCGACAACGGTGAAGCGGGCGATGAGTAATTTAGCAAAATTGGATGTGGATGTTGTTAATGTTCATGCCCAGGGTGGAAAGCATATGATCGAAGCTGCTCGGGAAGGACTCGAACAATCAAGTCGAGGCAAGCGACCGCTGTTGCTGGCCGTTACCCAGCTGACTTCAACAGATGAAACGATGCTTCATAATGAACTGCTTGTAAAGGAAAAGATGACGGATGTCGTTGCTCATTACGCCGAGCTCGCCCATCAGTCCGGAGCAGATGGTGTCGTATGCTCCGTTCATGAGGTAGAGACAATCAAACAAACGTGCGGGAACTCGTTTTTGACCTTAACACCAGGAATCCGCCGTTCAACAGGTGTGCTCCATGACCAAAAACGGGCAGCCACCCCGGTTGAAGCTGGCGAAATCGGCAGTGATTCAATTGTGGTCGGGCGGAGCATCACCCAGGCAAATAATCCGCTAGCTGCTTATCAAACGATCAAGGAGGAATTTGAAAATGGAAGACAAGCCACTCGTTCAACATCTACTTGA
- a CDS encoding aspartate carbamoyltransferase catalytic subunit yields MQHLLSMNDLTKQEIMNLIDTAQAIESGEHILPMERTFASNIFLEPSTRTKNSFYIAEKRLGMEVLDMNGVDSSVTKGETLEDTLKTLQAIGVKLAVVRQPEVGVLQQAAHEVSSLSIINAGDGTGEHPTQSLLDLYTISKEFSSFEGLRVAIAGDIKHSRVARSNACALEKLGAHVCFVAPEAWRDESISINYISMDEACEQVDVLMLLRIQHERHIISDNQGDYLQEFGLTIERERCMKDEAVILHPAPVNRGVEIDSSLVESEKSRIFQQMSNGVLMRMAIIQTLLKGELQYEY; encoded by the coding sequence GTGCAGCATTTACTATCTATGAATGACCTTACTAAGCAAGAGATTATGAATCTAATAGACACCGCACAAGCGATTGAATCTGGTGAACACATTCTGCCAATGGAGCGGACGTTCGCGAGCAACATTTTTCTTGAGCCCAGTACTCGAACCAAAAATAGTTTTTATATTGCCGAGAAACGGTTAGGAATGGAAGTCCTCGATATGAATGGAGTCGACTCCAGCGTGACCAAAGGGGAAACGTTAGAAGACACACTGAAAACCTTACAGGCGATTGGGGTAAAGCTAGCCGTTGTTCGTCAGCCTGAAGTCGGTGTCCTACAGCAAGCCGCACATGAGGTGAGTAGCCTGTCTATCATTAATGCCGGAGATGGAACGGGGGAGCATCCCACCCAATCACTCTTAGACCTCTACACAATCTCAAAAGAGTTTTCCAGCTTTGAAGGACTTCGTGTTGCGATAGCAGGCGACATTAAACATAGCCGGGTCGCCCGTTCTAATGCGTGCGCTTTAGAAAAATTAGGTGCGCATGTGTGCTTTGTAGCCCCGGAGGCTTGGAGAGATGAGTCCATTTCGATTAATTATATCAGTATGGATGAAGCTTGTGAGCAAGTTGATGTACTGATGCTGCTGCGTATCCAGCATGAACGGCATATCATTAGCGACAATCAGGGTGATTACTTACAAGAGTTTGGATTGACGATAGAACGCGAACGATGCATGAAGGATGAGGCTGTCATTCTTCACCCTGCTCCCGTAAACCGAGGAGTGGAAATTGATTCTTCATTAGTAGAATCTGAAAAATCGCGAATCTTTCAGCAAATGTCTAATGGTGTTTTGATGCGAATGGCTATTATTCAGACGTTATTAAAGGGGGAGCTGCAATATGAGTATTAA
- a CDS encoding dihydroorotate dehydrogenase electron transfer subunit — translation MQREWMTIITHRSIAAQTYLLELQGSLPQCVETPGQFVHIQVSDNYFLRRPVSIADVDAVKGTFTLLYKVMGKGTAALTKKQTGEKLDVLGPSGTGFPLEKLTAEKALLIGGGIGVPPLYYLARKLQERGIEVTSILGFRSSEDGFYIDKFQEFGEVHVATNDGSLGTQGFVTDVIPQVNSFDTYFSCGPTVMLKGVKEQLIDVPGYISIEERMGCGVGACFACVVECADEGDAKGYRKICSDGPVFRPEEVIL, via the coding sequence ATGCAAAGAGAATGGATGACGATCATTACTCATCGATCCATCGCTGCTCAAACTTATCTGTTGGAACTGCAAGGGAGTCTTCCGCAATGTGTGGAGACCCCCGGGCAGTTTGTCCATATCCAGGTTAGTGATAACTATTTTCTGCGACGCCCTGTTTCCATTGCTGATGTTGATGCGGTAAAAGGAACATTTACACTGCTTTATAAGGTGATGGGTAAGGGAACAGCAGCTCTAACTAAAAAGCAGACAGGTGAAAAACTGGATGTACTCGGTCCAAGTGGGACAGGCTTCCCTCTGGAAAAATTAACCGCAGAAAAAGCTCTGCTCATTGGGGGAGGGATCGGTGTTCCGCCATTGTATTACTTGGCCAGAAAGCTGCAGGAGCGAGGGATTGAGGTCACAAGCATTCTCGGATTTCGGTCAAGCGAGGATGGCTTTTATATCGACAAATTCCAGGAATTCGGTGAAGTGCATGTGGCAACAAATGATGGGAGCCTTGGGACACAAGGGTTTGTGACAGACGTCATTCCGCAGGTAAATTCCTTTGATACGTATTTCTCTTGTGGTCCTACTGTAATGCTTAAAGGAGTTAAAGAGCAGCTTATAGATGTCCCTGGCTATATATCCATTGAGGAGCGAATGGGCTGTGGGGTTGGTGCCTGTTTTGCCTGCGTGGTGGAATGTGCCGATGAAGGAGATGCGAAAGGTTACCGTAAGATTTGCTCTGATGGACCCGTATTCCGGCCTGAGGAGGTAATTTTATGA
- a CDS encoding carbamoyl phosphate synthase small subunit, translating to MYMKQLVLEDGTVFVGKGFGSDRESFGEIVFNTGMTGYQEVISDPSYCGQMVTFTYPLVGNYGINRDDFETVDPAILGVVVKEHCKHPSNFRNEETLDEFLKAKRIPGISGVDTRKLTKIIRKHGTMKAMITSTDRPVEQLVDFMRNTPLATDQVKQVSTVKPYVVPGRGYRIVLIDYGMKHGILREFTKRSCHVTVVPYNTSAEEIERLRPDGIMLSNGPGDPKDVPEAIQTVRKLMGHVPIFGICLGHQLIALASGADTVKMKFGHRGGNQPVKDLRTNSTAITSQNHGYAVDRDSLESTQLSLTQISLNDGTVEGLEHQSVNVFSVQYHPESSPGPEDTSSLFDEFLTRITESHKEAKEALHV from the coding sequence ATGTATATGAAGCAGCTCGTTCTTGAGGATGGTACAGTATTTGTAGGGAAAGGTTTTGGCAGTGATCGCGAGAGTTTTGGCGAAATTGTGTTCAATACTGGTATGACTGGGTACCAGGAAGTGATTTCTGACCCATCTTACTGTGGGCAGATGGTTACGTTTACCTATCCGTTAGTTGGAAATTATGGGATCAACCGAGACGACTTTGAAACAGTCGATCCTGCAATATTAGGAGTCGTTGTGAAAGAACATTGTAAGCATCCATCTAATTTCAGAAATGAGGAGACGCTGGATGAATTTCTGAAAGCTAAGCGGATTCCTGGGATTAGCGGCGTGGATACAAGGAAGCTCACCAAAATTATTCGTAAGCATGGCACGATGAAAGCGATGATTACATCAACTGATCGTCCTGTCGAACAGTTGGTTGACTTTATGAGAAATACCCCGCTTGCGACCGATCAAGTAAAGCAGGTGTCGACCGTTAAGCCATACGTAGTACCAGGACGCGGCTATCGAATTGTACTGATTGATTACGGCATGAAGCATGGCATTCTGCGAGAATTTACAAAGCGAAGCTGCCATGTAACTGTCGTACCTTACAATACCTCGGCTGAGGAAATTGAAAGGCTGAGACCAGATGGCATTATGCTTTCTAACGGTCCTGGCGATCCAAAAGACGTCCCTGAAGCCATTCAAACAGTCCGCAAGCTAATGGGGCACGTACCAATCTTTGGAATCTGCCTTGGGCACCAGCTGATTGCGCTGGCTTCCGGTGCAGACACCGTGAAAATGAAATTTGGCCATCGCGGTGGAAATCAGCCTGTGAAAGATTTACGTACGAACAGCACCGCGATCACTTCCCAAAACCATGGCTATGCCGTTGATCGTGACTCGCTTGAGTCAACACAGTTGTCTTTAACACAAATTTCCTTGAACGATGGCACAGTGGAAGGCCTCGAGCATCAGAGCGTGAACGTCTTTTCTGTGCAGTATCATCCTGAGAGCTCTCCAGGACCAGAAGATACATCAAGCTTATTTGACGAATTTCTAACGAGAATCACTGAATCCCATAAAGAAGCGAAGGAGGCTCTACATGTCTAA